One Primulina huaijiensis isolate GDHJ02 chromosome 8, ASM1229523v2, whole genome shotgun sequence genomic region harbors:
- the LOC140982964 gene encoding uncharacterized protein: MANNIGFNDPLYIHPSDTPGMCLVNDHLTGAEIYGVWNRAMLIALRAKNKTGFIDGTCRKPTLEQPVFGGIVYAIDAFAVWNDLKDQYNKVNGSRIFALHREIGRLTQGSNTVSRYYCRLKQLWDEYSSFVALPSCECDTARQYIAHDQQHKLLQFLMGLNDGYAQIRSQILIMSPLPSVGQAFSIIFQEESHRSLSTVELPSTALFSVQGKMNNQKRDTLTCDYFQWNGHTKEFCYKLVGYPPGHKLYKANNNRKGQNGRAYKDVPKNQNPYANLTDIALVETSPMANTEVTSTTTASIFTPAQYAEIL, from the exons ATGGCGAATAATATTGGATTCAACGATCCACTCTACATTCATCCATCCGACACTCCTGGTATGTGCCTTGTTAATGATCACTTGACAGGGGCTGAAATTTATGGGGTGTGGAACCGAGCAATGCTTATCGCATTGCGTGCTAAAAATAAGACTGGATTTATCGATGGTACATGTAGAAAGCCTACTCTTGAACAACCAG TTTTTGGGGGCATTGTTTACGCAATTGATGCATTTGCTGTTTGGAATGATCTCAAGGATCAATACAATAAAGTCAATGGTTCACGGATTTTTGCTCTGCACCGGGAAATTGGACGCTTAACGCAGGGTAGCAATACTGTATCGCGTTATTATTGTAGGTTGAAGCAGTTGTGGGATGAATATTCATCATTCGTCGCGCTCCCGTCGTGTGAATGTGATACTGCGAGACAATACATTGCACATGATCAGCAACACAAGCTTCTACAATTTTTGATGGGACTAAACGACGGTTATGCTCAAATTCGAAGCCAAATCTTGATCATGAGCCCTCTGCCTTCTGTAGGACAAGCATTCTCTATTATATTCCAAGAGGAATCACATAGGTCACTCTCTACAGTTGAATTGCCATCAACAGCCCTTTTCTCAGTACAAGGCAAGATGAATAATCAGAAAAGAGATACCTTAACATGTGACTATTTTCAATGGAACGGTCACACCAAGGAATTTTGTTACAAACTTGTTGGATATCCTCCGGGTCACAAGCTGTACAAAGCTAACAACAATAGGAAGGGGCAGAATGGAAGAGCATACAAGGATgttcctaaaaatcaaaatccatATGCCAACTTAACTGATATTGCATTAGTAGAGACTTCGCCCATGGCTAATACAGAAGTCACCAGTACTACCACTGCTTCAATCTTCACACCAGCTCAGTATGCCGAAATCTTATAG
- the LOC140982369 gene encoding uncharacterized protein: MCDDYFDPRHCECGGMRTRFIIKSWEMTNDYAKLALNFYNQKTHKNFNLEEVVKLNRTPSAFYCMTFKARNAESDECYLFQGVVSVVGGPQVLLCEIKDEKEISIPADHDEYYDEESSGSMEDIYPYTKSENDLGVLHL; this comes from the exons ATGTGTGATGACTATTTTGACCCACGGCATTGTGAATGTGGTGGAATGAGAACACGTTTTATTATCAAGTCATGGGAAATGACAAATGATTATGCGAAACTAGCCTTAAATTTCTACAATCAGAAAACA CATAAGAATTTCAATCTTGAGGAGGTTGTCAAGCTCAACCGCACACCATCTGCATTTTACTGCATGACATTCAAGGCACGGAATGCTGAAAGTGATGAGTGCTATCTTTTTCAAGGCGTTGTTTCTGTGGTGGGTGGGCCACAAGTGTTGCTTTGTGAGATCAAG gaTGAGAAAGAAATTTCGATCCCTGCTGACCATGATGAATATTACGATGAAGAATCATCTGGAAGTATGGAAGATATCTACCCTTACACAAA GAGTGAAAATGATCTTGGAGTTCTGCATCtgtaa
- the LOC140982250 gene encoding WD repeat-containing protein GTS1-like isoform X1, translated as MFYLYFCSEDPNFYFGFAIWVSCISTGPSQEIFSFSFAGSGANILDAGCKSQLLSFSDISKRFGNSDMLLFQLIQQSMLFTSHDWEQIQIIFWDWRTMTQTACLEESHMMMLPSPMDRLMCLFDTNGNIKDDDHLVSIGGSIKKPLLQSSSL; from the exons atgttttatttgtatttcTGTTCAGAGGATCCAAACTTTTATTTTGGCTTTGCCATATGGGTATCTTGTATAAGTACAGGTCCATCACAGGAGATTTTCAGCTTCTCATTTGCTGGATCAGGCGCTAATATTCTTGATGCGGGGTGTAAATCTCAGTTATTATCATTTTCTGACATTTCCAAAAG GTTTGGGAATTCAGATATGTTATTATTTCAATTGATTCAGCAATCCATGCTCTTCACTTCTCATGATTGGGAACAAATACAAATAATTTTCTGGGATTGGAGAACCATGACTCAGACTGCATGCCTGGAAGAATCTCACATGATGATGTTACCCAG TCCAATGGATAGGTTGATGTGCCTTTTTGATACAAATGGAAACATAAAGGACGATGATCACTTGGTTTCG ATTGGAGGATCAATAAAAAAACCATTATTACAATCAAGTTCATTATGA
- the LOC140982250 gene encoding WD repeat-containing protein GTS1-like isoform X2, giving the protein MFYLYFCSEDPNFYFGFAIWVSCISTGPSQEIFSFSFAGSGANILDAGCKSQLLSFSDISKRFGNSDMLLFQLIQQSMLFTSHDWEQIQIIFWDWRTMTQTACLEESHMMMLPRLMCLFDTNGNIKDDDHLVSIGGSIKKPLLQSSSL; this is encoded by the exons atgttttatttgtatttcTGTTCAGAGGATCCAAACTTTTATTTTGGCTTTGCCATATGGGTATCTTGTATAAGTACAGGTCCATCACAGGAGATTTTCAGCTTCTCATTTGCTGGATCAGGCGCTAATATTCTTGATGCGGGGTGTAAATCTCAGTTATTATCATTTTCTGACATTTCCAAAAG GTTTGGGAATTCAGATATGTTATTATTTCAATTGATTCAGCAATCCATGCTCTTCACTTCTCATGATTGGGAACAAATACAAATAATTTTCTGGGATTGGAGAACCATGACTCAGACTGCATGCCTGGAAGAATCTCACATGATGATGTTACCCAG GTTGATGTGCCTTTTTGATACAAATGGAAACATAAAGGACGATGATCACTTGGTTTCG ATTGGAGGATCAATAAAAAAACCATTATTACAATCAAGTTCATTATGA